The DNA region CTTGtgtgttgtttttttttagtCTAATTGTGAACCACTGCCGAGGAAATTTTGTTCAGATCGATAAGTGGACAAGTCGTGGAGTGGTTGGAAAAGAGCTTGTTTAACTGGCCAGAAAATCAAGGCGGCCTGTTTTATTCTAGCAGCAGTCACCATTAGCCCTAAGGATTCGAATAGCACTGGAGTCGGTCTGTTATGACCTGAAAAGGTGCCCGTTCCATGAGTGTCGTGGAGTTTGAAGGCTGAACGcatttaaaatttagcacaagtgcctctaagaatttaaaatgtagcccagtcatcttgacaattttaaaatttaccacagccacctcaatgattttaaaatttagcaccGTTACCTCAGTGATCTCAAAGTTTGACACAGTTGTCTTAATGATTGGTCTTAACTGGAAAAAGGTGGCCAAAGAGCATGGCTTTGGACTGTGTAAATAACCTGGTTAATCGTACTAGCAGTACACAAATGGTATGGAAATGAGTTGGTtgtatttaactgtggacattttaCTGTCGGTCGGTCACGGTGGACCTGCAGGTTGTGGGGTTTTAAGTGGGTGTTTCCATCAGAGATTCGTGTACCTTGCATTGGTCTGCATTGTAGGCTGAATTTCATCATTTGGAGCACCCTAGATTCCTTCATTCAGCATTTCCATTAACAAATTGCCCCACAGAGACTCATCCTCTGAATCATTTGTCTCCTGGGGCTCCGTCATTACCTCCTCACCTGGCCTCCATACCCATGTCTGTTCGTTGGACTGCACTGTGAGGTCTGCGTTTGGATCTGGGTTCGGGGGTCCTTTATCCTCATCTCccattctaatcaatctgtgtgTCTGGTCCCTTACCCAGGTGGGGGATGCGGCATCGGGTGTACCCATCAAAATAACCCGGTGTCGTTTagtcagggcctcactgttgggtctggggcTGTTTAGGATTATGTCTATGGGAGAATCCATAATGCTGCGAGGGCCGATATCTGGCGAGTCGCGCCAGTCCTCTAGGTTGCGCAAGTCTCCTGTTATGTCCGGGTCGATCAGTCCCCCTGGGGGCACTTCAGGTGTGGACGAGGCTCTGGGCTGTAGAGTGGTAGGAGTAAGGGTCTGGTCTGAACCTGGAAGTAGATGAGAAggtgcagatgtatgggattgggggtgatctaggaaattggatcaggaattggctagcggataggaaacagagggtggtggttgatagtaaatattcatcatggagtgcggttacaagtggtgtacctcagggatctgttttggggccactgctgtttgtaatatttattaatgatctggatgagggtatagttgggtggattagcaaatttgctgatgacaccaaagtcggtggtgtggtagacagtgaggaagggtgtcgtagtttgcaggaagacttagacaggttgcaaagttgggccgagaggtggcggatggagtttaatgcggagaagtgtgaggtaattcactttggtaggaataacagatgtgttgagtatagggctaacgggaggactttgaatagtgtggaggagcagagggatctaggtgtatgtgtgcatagatccctgaaagttgggaatcaagtagataaggttgttaagaaggcatatggtgtcttggcgtttattggtagggggattgaatttaggagtcgtagcgttatgttgcaactgtacacaactctggtgcggccgcacttggagtactgtgtgcagttctggtccccacattacaggaaggatgtggaggctttggagagggtgcagaggaggtttaccaggatgttgcctggtatggaggggagatcctatgaggagaggctgagggatttgggattgttttcgctggaaaggcggcggctaagaggggatcttattgaaacatataagatgattagaggtttagatagggtggatagtgatagcctttttcctctgatggagaaatccagcacgagggggcatggctttaaattgagggggggtagttatagaaccgatgtcaggggtaggttctttacccagagggtggtgagggattggaatgccctgccagcatcagtagtaaatgcgcctagtttgggggcgtttaagagatccgtagataggttcatggacgaaaagaaattggtttaggttggagggtcacagttttttttttaactggtcggtgcaacatcgtgggccgaagggcctgttctgcgctgtaatgttctatgttctatgttctaaggtgtcTGGGGAAATACATTTCCTGGGTGAGGCCATTCGGGTCGCCTAGTGTCATCCTCCCCCTATCTCCAATGTGAAATGAtggaagtgattattctgagtcccgtaagctttcagttgattgacaTGGAAtcaaatgcgtaggttagagggattagtgggtaaaatatgtagggatatgggggtagggcctgggtgggattgtggtcggtgcagactcgatgggccgaatggcctcttcctgcactgtagggtttctatgatttctatgatatctatgaaCCAGTTTTCCCGTTGGCGATTAGGACTttatacactgaggggcttattttgtcagtgatggtgtgcggacctgcatatctcggggacaagaaagaactggggTTGTAGAGGGTAATCATTACCTACTGGTCAGCTGTTCTACCGGGTGTACCCTTTTATCGTaatatgccttgctctgttttttttaaactcctaatcGGACAGTCGTggctaactgggctgctttaatgttttcggtTATCTGCTGGATGGCTTTCTCatgggtgagcgctgtgatagcaGCTCAGTTAAATCAAACTCCAATAAGTATTCAGCTCCCCTCATAGGTCGGCCCGTCATTAATGTGTGGGGGTGAATCCAGTACAACTGGAAACGGTGTTGCgtaccatcatgagggcaaagggaagtactgtatcccatgttgtgttgttttgctgcacCGTCTTTCCAATGATCCCTTTTATGGTTCGATTCATGCGCTCTACGATTCCACTGGATTGCGGATGGATTGTGGATGGTAGGCgatatggaatttctgcttgatgccGAACATAGCCATAACGTTCTGCATCACCCGCCCGGTGAATTGTGTCCCTTGGTCGGACTCTATGCTGCGGGGAAGACCCCATCGTGTAAACACCTGCTGGGCTAATATCTTTGCAGTGGCCTTAGCTGTGTTGGATCTAGTGGGGAATGCCTCCACACATTTGGTGAAAGTGTCCATTATTACCAGGAtgtatttaaatccattcctacATGGCGGTAGTGGGTCGATATAATCAATTTGGAGGTTTGTCCAGGGGCCTTCTCCTGGGCGTGTGTGCCTTAGCTCTGCTTTTCTGGCATACCTATCGGGGTTGTTCTgggcacaaattaaacaattgtcGATATAATGGGCAACGTCATCGTGCAGTTCGGGCCACCAACATAATTCCTTTAATCGCTTGGttgttgtctctatgccctgatggCCAGGTGCGTCATGGTACTGgtagatgagctgatttctgtcTTGGGTAGGGACTACATACGTGACTGCTTTTAATATCAAACCATcctgaatctgtattttgtcCTTCCATTTCTCATATGGGGCTGGGGGGACTCCTTCTAAAATTTGTTTTGGGGAAATGTCAGTGCGCTGTGCCTGGACCAGGTCGGCTATATTAGTTTTGCAGATGGCCACAGTGTTTACTTGCTCTCCTTTGGGTGGCTGCCAAAACAGTCCCATACGGGCACCAACCTTGGCTAATGCATCGGCCTCACAGTTACCAGGTGGGGAGGTCCTGTGGTGGCTCCTAACATTAATAATTCCATATGTACGTCCTTCGGTGACCTGCAGAACATATTTTAATAAGGGGGCTGAAGACTTTCCGTCCGCAGAGACGAAATCTCTGTCTTCCCATAATGGTAGGaactcagtcaggctgttgcaCACGTACATACTATCGGAATGTATGTTGGCGGGGGTTGGAAATAAATCTGGGTGACTCATTGCGTATGCGACTGCTGCTAGTTCAGCAGCTTGAGCACTCAAATGGCTGGATAGTTTGCGAGCAAGTTCTATTAGTAGTTTGTCTCTGTTGGTTTTCCACataaatgccacatcctgtgatCCTGGTCCCATCCTCTATGGTGGATGAACCGCCTACGTAAATTCTCATGACTGAGTCTGTccgtttgtggtgaaccatcgttggttcccactgtggggttgttctaatgttgttgttgggctagggtgggattaatacacctgtggttgttactgttgtggcacatcccagtcgggccccgcctcctgggagaggtataagaccccctgctcgggcgggacctcgtcagtctgggatggtgcacttacgttctattagttccattgttagacaataaaagccttctgttaccgaagcttcgtgccttgagtttaattgacgtgcatcaattttattgtctaacactaagctctcgacggaaaggagagtatggagcaaatcttaaagccagaatgtctgacgctggatccacgtgcggtgggcgcctctaacaccttcgaccactggctgaagtgttttgaggactacctggcagcctccgcagcggtcaccacagatgatgacagactccgggtcctccatgcgagggtaagcgacacagtctacctcgcgatccgtgcggccaccacttacccgagggccctcgagcttttaaaaaagcgctacacgaaacctcccaacgagatccacgctcgttacctcctcgctacacgacgtcggcagtcgggcaaaaccatggaggattacgccaatgagctcttgcagcttgccaggggctgcgactgcaaagctgtgtcggctgagcagtatatgtatgacctcgcccgagatgcatttgtggcaggggtagggtcttcgtacatccatctcaagctgctagaaaaggggaatctcaacctgacccaagctatggaattggctgaaatgcttgaggcggcttcgaagagctcggtcctgtatccggaggaccacgtggagacaacatggcaggagcagtcgcaaatccctcctcgccccacgggctcaaagtgcagtgttatggcgtgctcccatgtagacccaacgacggctgcagccccatgcggcctgcggtgctacttctgcggaggagccaagcatccacgacaaaagtgtcccgctaaagcggtggtctgtaaccaatgcggtaaaaaggggcactatgcgaaggtgtgcagatcgaagcccaagaacggcagtgcagcctgtgacccttcggaacggggatcgtcaccatcgacgtcgaagtacccacggggttcgtccacgtgcgagtccaggacgacgccattgtggtcgacggagtcggaggaggatgaccaccaggagtcgctacgcttggcgccctcaaccatgtgcgattcatgggggcggccattttggtcgacgacgaccaggagcgaccagcaggggtcctcagcatcgacctcagctgcctgcagtgacgttcaaggaccaacggtggcgtcgatcaccctgaaccaggctaagcaccacaggcttgactgttcaatgatggacatagaggtaaatggtcgtgcaatttattgtctgtttgacagcgggagcactgagagctttattcaccctgacactgtaaagaggtgtggactccagattcaacctgccaaacagacaatctctatggcatcaaggtcccggtctgtcaccgttcaaggacgttgtgtggtaactctgaaagtgcaaggcacaatttacgagcgattcaggctccttgtgttgccgcatctttgcgcaccaattctcctcggactaaactttatggtccacatgaagagtgtgatcctacagtacggtgggccactcccttcgctgacagtaggggaacaacTGCAGTCTCCAatttgtccaaagcgccccgcatgcaatctttctacattaaagatcaccacaccctctttattcaagaatctggtaccaggctgcaagcccatcgctactaaaagtaggcgttacagcgctgaagatcggatcttcatcagatctgaggttcagcgactcctcaaagaagggatcatacagcccagtgttagtccgtggagagcacaggttgtggtggtcaagagcggaaacaaaccccggatggtcattgattaca from Mustelus asterias chromosome 8, sMusAst1.hap1.1, whole genome shotgun sequence includes:
- the LOC144497885 gene encoding uncharacterized protein LOC144497885 encodes the protein MEQILKPECLTLDPRAVGASNTFDHWLKCFEDYLAASAAVTTDDDRLRVLHARVSDTVYLAIRAATTYPRALELLKKRYTKPPNEIHARYLLATRRRQSGKTMEDYANELLQLARGCDCKAVSAEQYMYDLARDAFVAGVGSSYIHLKLLEKGNLNLTQAMELAEMLEAASKSSVLYPEDHVETTWQEQSQIPPRPTGSKCSVMACSHVDPTTAAAPCGLRCYFCGGAKHPRQKCPAKAVVCNQCGKKGHYAKVCRSKPKNGSAACDPSERGSSPSTSKYPRGSSTCESRTTPLWSTESEEDDHQESLRLAPSTMCDSWGRPFWSTTTRSDQQGSSASTSAACSDVQGPTVASITLNQAKHHRLDCSMMDIELA